A DNA window from Micromonospora sp. NBC_01739 contains the following coding sequences:
- a CDS encoding RICIN domain-containing protein — MVAIGEVSGPAPRRRGWWSRMWAAVAAAVMVGGTLVAVAATPASAATVDTNAWYVLVNRNSGKALDVYNLATNDGARITQWSRNDGNQQQWQFVDSGGGYYRLKSRHSGKVLDVYNFSTANGASIVQWSDHNGTNQQFRLADSAGGYVRLINRNSNRVMEVQNASTADGGNIVQYDDWNGANQQWQLVRMGDGPTPGPTTPPPTGGNFTNPVVWQDFADVEVIRVGDVYYMTASTMHYSPGAPILRSWDLVNWEFAGHSVPRLDFGTKYDLPPGQQAYVEGIWASTLSYRPSNQTYYWAGCINFAQTHIYTAKAVDGAWTRHATLPCYYDAGMLIDDNDTMYVAYGNGTISVAQLSADGRSQVRAQQVYQTPSSIGTLEGARFYKRNGAYYIWLTRPANGQYVLKSTNGPFGPYEQRQVLLNMQGPIAGGGVPHQGGLVQTPNGAWYYMAFTDAYPGGRVPTLAPINWTADGWPQVQTVNGAWGVNYPNPLPLRPVKPLTGVDTFAGTTLGPQWEWNHNPDNSRWSVNDGLRLQTASVTNDLYQARNTVTHRIQGPTSTATVELDYSTMRDGDRTGLAMLRDVSAWIGVRRDNGQTRVVMTNGLTMNSNWDTTSTGSEIASAAVSGGRIWLRANADIRPGSGRQARFSYSTDGVNFVSLGNALTLNNNWTFFMGYRFAIFNHATQALGGAVTVRRFELATP; from the coding sequence ATGGTTGCCATTGGCGAGGTCTCAGGACCCGCGCCGCGTCGGCGTGGGTGGTGGTCGCGGATGTGGGCGGCGGTGGCGGCGGCGGTGATGGTCGGCGGCACCCTGGTGGCGGTGGCGGCGACACCGGCCTCGGCGGCGACGGTGGACACCAACGCCTGGTACGTGTTGGTCAACCGCAACAGCGGCAAGGCCCTGGACGTCTACAACCTGGCCACCAACGACGGAGCGCGGATCACCCAGTGGTCGCGTAACGACGGAAACCAGCAGCAGTGGCAGTTCGTCGACTCCGGTGGCGGCTACTACCGGCTCAAGTCGCGGCACTCCGGCAAGGTGCTCGACGTCTACAACTTCTCCACCGCCAACGGCGCCTCGATCGTGCAGTGGTCCGACCACAACGGGACCAACCAGCAGTTCCGGCTGGCCGACTCGGCCGGTGGCTACGTACGGCTGATCAACCGGAACTCGAACCGGGTGATGGAGGTGCAGAACGCCTCGACCGCCGACGGCGGCAACATCGTCCAGTACGACGACTGGAACGGCGCCAACCAGCAGTGGCAACTGGTCCGCATGGGCGACGGGCCCACCCCCGGGCCGACGACCCCGCCGCCCACCGGTGGCAACTTCACCAACCCGGTGGTCTGGCAGGACTTCGCCGACGTCGAGGTGATCCGGGTGGGCGACGTCTACTACATGACCGCCTCGACGATGCACTACTCGCCCGGGGCCCCGATCCTGCGCTCCTGGGATCTGGTGAACTGGGAGTTCGCCGGGCACTCCGTGCCCCGGCTGGACTTCGGCACCAAGTACGACCTGCCCCCCGGGCAACAGGCGTACGTGGAGGGCATCTGGGCCTCGACCCTGAGCTACCGGCCGAGCAACCAGACCTACTACTGGGCCGGGTGCATCAACTTCGCCCAGACCCACATCTACACCGCCAAGGCCGTCGACGGCGCCTGGACCCGGCACGCCACCCTGCCCTGCTACTACGACGCCGGCATGCTCATCGACGACAACGACACGATGTACGTCGCGTACGGCAACGGCACCATCAGTGTCGCGCAGCTCTCCGCCGACGGGCGCAGCCAGGTACGCGCCCAGCAGGTCTACCAGACCCCCTCGAGCATCGGCACCCTGGAAGGCGCCCGGTTCTACAAGCGCAACGGGGCCTACTACATCTGGTTGACCCGCCCCGCCAACGGCCAGTACGTGCTGAAGTCCACCAACGGGCCCTTCGGCCCGTACGAGCAGCGGCAGGTGCTGCTCAACATGCAGGGCCCGATCGCCGGTGGTGGCGTACCCCACCAGGGTGGCCTGGTGCAGACCCCGAACGGCGCCTGGTACTACATGGCCTTCACCGACGCCTACCCGGGCGGGCGGGTGCCGACCCTGGCCCCGATCAACTGGACCGCCGACGGCTGGCCCCAGGTGCAGACCGTCAACGGCGCCTGGGGGGTGAACTACCCCAACCCGTTGCCGCTGCGCCCGGTCAAGCCCCTGACCGGGGTGGACACCTTCGCCGGCACCACCCTGGGCCCGCAGTGGGAGTGGAACCACAACCCGGACAACAGCCGGTGGTCGGTGAACGACGGACTGCGTCTGCAGACCGCCTCGGTCACCAACGACCTCTACCAGGCCCGGAACACGGTCACCCACCGCATCCAGGGGCCGACCTCCACGGCGACCGTCGAGCTGGACTACTCCACCATGCGCGACGGCGACCGCACCGGACTGGCCATGCTGCGCGACGTCTCGGCCTGGATCGGGGTCCGCCGCGACAACGGGCAGACCCGGGTGGTCATGACCAACGGACTGACCATGAACAGCAACTGGGACACCACCAGCACCGGCAGCGAGATCGCCAGTGCGGCGGTCTCCGGCGGGCGGATCTGGTTGCGGGCCAACGCCGACATCCGGCCGGGATCGGGTCGGCAGGCCCGCTTCTCGTACAGCACCGACGGGGTCAACTTCGTCTCGTTGGGCAACGCCCTGACCCTCAACAACAACTGGACCTTCTTCATGGGGTACCGGTTCGCCATCTTCAACCACGCCACCCAGGCCCTGGGAGGTGCGGTGACGGTGCGACGCTTCGAGCTGGCCACCCCCTGA
- a CDS encoding beta-L-arabinofuranosidase domain-containing protein yields MPYPSLNRRHVLQAAGAAALATAVGPALGGGTASAALPPVRPDLGVGAYPFEMGQVRLTASRWLDNQNRTLNYLRFVDVNRLLYNFRANHRLSTAGAAALGGWEAPSFPFRTHSQGHFLTAWSHMWAVLGDTTCRDKANYLVAELARCQANNPAAGFNPGYLCGYPESDFTAVEARTLSNGNVPYYTIHKTLVGLLDVWRHIGNNQARDVLLALAGWVDWRTGRLSSAQMQAMLGTEFGGMNAVLTDLYQQTGDARWLTVAQRFDHAAVFNPLAANSDQLNGLHANTQIPKWIGAAREFKATGTTRYRDIANNAWNLTVNTRTYAIGGNSQAEHFRAPNAISGYLRNDTCEHCNTYNMLKLTRELWLLDPNRVAYFDFYERALLNHLIGAQNPADNHGHITYFTPLQPGGRRGVGPAWGGGTWSTDYNSFWCCQGTGLESNTTLMDSIYFHNGSTLTVNLFMPSVLNWSQRGITVTQSTNFPAGDTSTLTVTGTVGGSWTMRIRIPAWTQDATVSVNGTVQNIATTPGTYASLTRSWTSGDTVTVRLPMRVVAEPANDNPNVVALRYGPAVLSGNYGNTALSALPALATASVTRTSGSALTFTATANNAQVNLIPFYDAHGHNYTVYWSTGGSTGPAGATFRLANAASGLVLGIENMSTADGAPALQWADNGTADHDWQLIVDGSAVRFRNANSGKVLGVQNMSTADNAQVLQWSDTGTADHRWTIVDAGDGSHKIRNGNSGKLLAVLSGSTAQGARVVQDPDNGTLDNQWRFIPNGARRIQNLATGLVLGVQNMSTTDGGLVIQWGDTGTADHLWTAIVDSGGYLRFRNSHSGKVLGVENGSSAAGARVVQWADNGSTAHRWRLRYGANGYFRIQSANGGRVLGVLNASSSQGTQIVIWDDNGASDHRWRFI; encoded by the coding sequence ATGCCCTACCCGTCCCTCAACCGTCGACATGTGCTCCAGGCCGCCGGCGCGGCCGCCCTGGCCACCGCGGTCGGCCCCGCCCTGGGCGGCGGCACCGCCAGCGCGGCCCTCCCGCCGGTCCGCCCCGACCTCGGGGTGGGCGCGTACCCCTTCGAGATGGGCCAGGTGCGACTGACCGCCAGCCGCTGGCTGGACAACCAGAACCGCACCCTGAACTACCTGCGCTTCGTCGACGTGAACCGGCTGCTCTACAACTTCCGCGCCAACCACCGGCTGTCCACCGCCGGAGCGGCGGCCCTCGGCGGCTGGGAGGCACCCAGTTTCCCGTTCCGCACCCACTCCCAGGGACATTTCCTGACCGCCTGGTCACACATGTGGGCTGTGCTCGGCGACACCACCTGCCGGGACAAGGCCAACTACCTGGTGGCTGAGCTGGCGAGGTGTCAGGCCAACAATCCGGCCGCCGGCTTCAACCCCGGCTACCTCTGCGGCTACCCCGAATCCGACTTCACCGCCGTGGAGGCCCGCACCCTCAGCAACGGCAACGTGCCGTACTACACCATCCACAAGACCCTCGTCGGCCTGCTCGACGTGTGGCGGCACATCGGCAACAACCAGGCCCGCGACGTGCTGCTGGCGTTGGCCGGGTGGGTCGACTGGCGTACCGGGCGGCTCAGCTCGGCCCAGATGCAGGCCATGCTCGGCACCGAGTTCGGCGGCATGAACGCCGTGCTGACCGACCTGTACCAGCAGACCGGCGACGCTCGCTGGCTGACCGTGGCCCAGCGCTTCGACCACGCCGCCGTGTTCAACCCCCTGGCCGCCAACTCCGACCAGCTCAACGGGCTGCACGCCAACACCCAGATCCCCAAGTGGATCGGGGCGGCCCGCGAGTTCAAGGCCACCGGCACCACCCGCTACCGCGACATCGCCAACAACGCCTGGAACCTGACCGTCAACACCCGCACGTACGCCATCGGCGGCAACAGCCAGGCCGAACACTTCCGGGCCCCGAACGCCATCTCCGGGTACCTGCGCAACGACACCTGCGAGCACTGCAACACGTACAACATGCTCAAGCTCACCCGGGAGCTGTGGCTGCTCGACCCGAACCGGGTGGCGTACTTCGACTTCTACGAGCGCGCCCTGCTCAACCACCTGATCGGCGCGCAGAACCCGGCCGACAACCACGGCCACATCACCTACTTCACCCCCCTGCAGCCGGGCGGACGGCGCGGGGTGGGACCGGCCTGGGGTGGCGGCACCTGGAGTACGGACTACAACTCCTTCTGGTGCTGTCAGGGCACCGGCCTGGAGAGCAACACCACCCTGATGGACTCGATCTACTTCCACAACGGCAGCACCCTGACGGTGAACCTGTTCATGCCCTCGGTGCTGAACTGGTCCCAGCGCGGCATCACGGTCACCCAGTCGACCAACTTCCCGGCCGGCGACACCAGCACCCTGACGGTCACCGGCACGGTCGGCGGCTCGTGGACGATGCGCATCCGCATCCCGGCCTGGACCCAGGACGCCACCGTCAGCGTCAACGGCACCGTGCAGAACATCGCCACCACCCCCGGCACGTACGCCTCCCTGACCCGGTCCTGGACCTCCGGCGACACGGTGACCGTACGGCTGCCGATGCGGGTGGTCGCGGAGCCGGCCAACGACAACCCGAACGTCGTGGCGCTGCGGTACGGCCCGGCGGTGCTCTCCGGCAACTACGGCAACACCGCCCTGTCGGCCCTGCCCGCCCTGGCCACCGCCTCGGTCACCCGCACCAGCGGCTCGGCGCTGACCTTCACCGCCACCGCCAACAACGCGCAGGTCAACCTGATCCCGTTCTACGACGCGCACGGGCACAACTACACCGTCTACTGGAGCACCGGTGGCTCCACCGGCCCGGCCGGGGCCACCTTCCGGCTGGCCAACGCCGCCAGCGGCCTGGTGCTCGGCATCGAGAACATGTCCACCGCCGACGGGGCCCCGGCGCTGCAGTGGGCCGACAACGGCACCGCCGACCACGACTGGCAGCTGATCGTCGACGGCAGCGCGGTCCGGTTCCGCAACGCCAACAGCGGCAAGGTGCTCGGCGTACAGAACATGTCCACCGCCGACAACGCGCAGGTCCTGCAATGGTCGGACACCGGCACGGCCGACCACCGGTGGACGATCGTGGACGCCGGCGACGGCTCCCACAAGATCCGCAACGGCAACAGCGGCAAACTGCTGGCCGTCCTGAGCGGCTCCACCGCCCAGGGGGCCCGGGTGGTGCAGGATCCGGACAACGGCACCCTCGACAACCAGTGGCGGTTCATCCCCAACGGGGCCCGCCGGATCCAGAACCTGGCCACCGGCCTGGTGCTCGGGGTCCAGAACATGTCCACCACCGACGGCGGCCTCGTGATCCAATGGGGTGACACCGGCACCGCCGACCACCTCTGGACCGCGATCGTGGACAGCGGCGGCTACCTGCGGTTCCGCAACTCGCACAGCGGGAAGGTGCTGGGGGTGGAGAACGGCAGCAGCGCCGCCGGTGCCCGGGTGGTGCAGTGGGCCGACAACGGCTCGACCGCCCACCGCTGGCGGCTGCGGTACGGCGCGAACGGCTACTTCCGAATCCAGTCCGCCAACGGCGGCCGGGTACTCGGCGTACTCAACGCCTCATCAAGCCAAGGCACCCAGATCGTCATCTGGGACGACAACGGCGCCTCCGACCACCGCTGGCGCTTCATCTGA
- the yjfF gene encoding galactofuranose ABC transporter, permease protein YjfF encodes MTTTSLTTGPSWARLPRRHVPVLVTLALLLVMYGIGVSQYRAFSNIQVIFNVFIDNGFLLVVAVGMTFVILTGGIDLSVGSVVAMTAMVSAWLLQSGLPALLVLVIALLIGPTLGFLMGCAIHFFDIQPFIVTLAGMFFARGMCTFISDSSIRITDGFWTTMAQHRIGDPRGNFVSVSVLIAFAVVLIAAYVLAYTRLGRNVYAIGGNPQSALLMGLPVGRTRILVYTISGLCSAIGGILLSFYTLSGAPLIAVGMELDVIAAVVIGGTVLTGGAGYVFGTVLGVLVLGVIQTLITFDGSLNSWWTKIVIGGLLFAFILFQRLIGIRYK; translated from the coding sequence GTGACCACGACCTCGCTGACCACCGGCCCGAGTTGGGCCCGGCTGCCCCGGCGTCACGTGCCGGTGCTGGTCACCCTCGCCCTGCTGCTGGTCATGTACGGCATCGGGGTGTCCCAGTACCGGGCCTTCTCGAACATCCAGGTCATCTTCAACGTCTTCATCGATAACGGTTTCCTGCTCGTGGTCGCCGTCGGGATGACCTTCGTGATCCTCACCGGCGGCATCGACCTGTCGGTCGGCTCGGTGGTCGCGATGACCGCGATGGTCTCGGCCTGGTTGCTCCAGTCCGGCCTGCCGGCGTTGCTGGTGCTGGTCATCGCCCTGCTCATCGGGCCGACTCTCGGGTTCCTGATGGGTTGTGCGATCCACTTCTTCGACATCCAGCCCTTCATCGTGACATTGGCCGGGATGTTCTTCGCCCGGGGCATGTGCACCTTCATCAGCGACTCCTCGATCCGGATCACGGACGGGTTCTGGACCACGATGGCGCAGCACCGGATCGGAGATCCCCGAGGCAACTTCGTCTCGGTCAGCGTCCTGATCGCCTTCGCGGTCGTCCTGATCGCCGCGTACGTGCTGGCCTACACCCGGTTGGGGCGCAACGTGTACGCCATCGGCGGCAACCCCCAGTCGGCCCTGTTGATGGGGCTGCCGGTGGGGCGTACCCGGATCCTGGTCTACACCATCAGCGGGCTCTGCTCGGCGATCGGCGGGATCCTGCTGTCCTTCTACACCCTGTCCGGGGCGCCACTGATCGCGGTCGGCATGGAACTCGACGTGATCGCGGCCGTGGTGATCGGCGGTACCGTCCTGACCGGAGGAGCGGGCTACGTCTTCGGCACGGTGCTCGGGGTGCTGGTGCTCGGCGTGATCCAGACCCTGATCACCTTCGACGGCAGCCTCAACTCCTGGTGGACCAAGATCGTGATCGGAGGTCTGCTCTTCGCGTTCATCCTGTTCCAGCGCCTCATCGGCATCCGCTACAAGTGA
- a CDS encoding ABC transporter permease: MATHRLFWPVMVLVVMLAANTVYRPGFLAVEVNNGHLYGTPIDILRLSAPLILVGLGMTLVISTGGIDLSVGSICAISGAIACLHISQAPDQNSMVTVFTALAMALGAALVLGAWNGVLVSVIGIQPIIATLILMVAGRGLAQLVTEGQIITINSGPYRAIGLGHFLTLPLAIFIALGAALLIAALTRRTALGMIIESVGGNREASRLAGIRSARMVFLVYVVSAACAAVAGFMMTANVSSADGNNAGLWVELDAILAVVIGGTSLAGGRFYLSGTILGALIIQTLTTTVYAMNISPQTALLFKAVVVIAVCLIQAPAFRAKFSRRKRGTPPPPAPTPQRQKEEVTA, from the coding sequence ATGGCGACACACCGGCTGTTCTGGCCGGTGATGGTCCTCGTGGTGATGCTGGCCGCGAACACCGTCTACCGTCCCGGCTTCCTGGCCGTCGAGGTCAACAACGGGCACCTCTACGGCACTCCGATCGACATCCTCCGGTTGAGCGCCCCGCTGATCCTGGTCGGGCTGGGCATGACCCTGGTCATCTCCACCGGCGGCATCGACCTGTCGGTCGGTTCGATCTGCGCCATCAGCGGCGCCATCGCCTGCCTGCACATCAGTCAGGCGCCGGATCAGAACAGCATGGTCACCGTGTTCACCGCGCTGGCCATGGCCCTGGGTGCCGCACTCGTGCTCGGCGCCTGGAACGGGGTACTGGTCTCCGTGATCGGCATCCAGCCGATCATCGCCACCCTCATCCTCATGGTGGCGGGCCGGGGTCTGGCCCAGTTGGTCACCGAGGGGCAGATCATCACCATCAACTCGGGGCCGTACCGGGCGATCGGGTTGGGCCACTTCCTGACCCTGCCCTTGGCGATCTTCATCGCGTTGGGTGCGGCCCTGCTCATCGCGGCGCTGACCCGGCGTACCGCCCTGGGCATGATCATCGAGTCGGTGGGCGGTAACCGGGAGGCCAGCCGACTGGCCGGCATCCGGTCGGCCCGGATGGTCTTCCTGGTCTACGTGGTCAGCGCGGCGTGCGCGGCCGTCGCCGGCTTCATGATGACCGCGAACGTCTCCAGCGCCGACGGCAACAACGCCGGTCTCTGGGTGGAGCTCGACGCGATCCTCGCGGTCGTCATCGGCGGCACCTCCCTGGCCGGCGGCCGGTTCTACCTCAGCGGCACCATCCTCGGTGCGCTGATCATCCAGACCCTCACCACCACGGTGTACGCCATGAACATCTCCCCGCAGACGGCCCTGCTGTTCAAGGCGGTGGTCGTGATCGCGGTCTGCCTGATCCAGGCACCGGCCTTCCGCGCCAAGTTCAGTCGACGCAAGCGGGGTACCCCGCCCCCGCCGGCCCCGACCCCGCAGCGTCAGAAGGAAGAGGTGACGGCGTGA
- the araA gene encoding L-arabinose isomerase, with amino-acid sequence MAAQPEPEVWFLTGSQAMYGEDTLRQVAEQSRQIAALLDDSPHIPARVVWKPVLTTSADILKVCQDAGVQGAVGVIAWMHTFSPAKMWITGLDALRTPLLHLHTQANVQLPWQEIDMDFMNLNQAAHGDREFGFIQTRLGVARKTVAGHVTDPRVVSRVGAWTRAAIGWSAMRSLRLARFGDNMRDVAVTEGDKVEAELRFGVSVNTYGVNDLVAVVDQVAEAQIDDLVKEYDDTFRVAAELRPGGDRHDSLRYAARIELGLRTFLEAGGFRAFTTNFEDLGGLRQLPGIAVQRLMADGYGFGGEGDWKTSVLVRTVKAMAVGAQGGTSFMEDYTYDLTPGQEMILGAHMLEVCPTIAAGVPNVEIHPLSIGGREDPVRLVFDAEPGPAVVLGLADMGERFRLVANEVDVVPPPQPLPRLPVARAVWRPRPHLAGSAEAWITAGAPHHTVLSQGVGVEELHDLAEMARTELVVIDADTDPRRFADELRWNQAYYRLARGF; translated from the coding sequence ATGGCAGCACAACCTGAACCCGAGGTCTGGTTCCTCACCGGAAGCCAGGCGATGTACGGCGAGGACACCCTCCGCCAAGTGGCCGAGCAGTCCCGTCAGATCGCCGCCCTGCTCGACGACTCGCCGCACATCCCCGCCCGGGTGGTCTGGAAGCCGGTCCTGACCACCAGCGCCGACATCCTGAAGGTCTGCCAGGATGCCGGCGTGCAGGGGGCGGTCGGGGTCATCGCCTGGATGCACACCTTCTCCCCGGCGAAAATGTGGATCACCGGCCTGGACGCGCTGCGTACCCCGCTGCTGCACCTGCACACGCAGGCCAACGTCCAGCTGCCATGGCAAGAGATCGACATGGACTTCATGAACCTCAACCAGGCCGCCCACGGCGACCGGGAGTTCGGGTTCATCCAGACCCGGCTCGGGGTGGCCCGCAAGACGGTCGCCGGGCACGTCACCGACCCCCGGGTGGTCTCCCGGGTCGGCGCCTGGACCCGGGCGGCGATCGGCTGGTCGGCGATGCGTTCGCTGCGCCTGGCCCGCTTCGGCGACAACATGCGCGACGTGGCGGTGACCGAGGGGGACAAGGTGGAGGCCGAGCTGCGCTTCGGCGTCTCGGTCAACACCTACGGGGTCAACGACCTGGTAGCCGTGGTCGACCAGGTCGCCGAGGCCCAGATCGACGACCTGGTCAAGGAGTACGACGACACCTTCCGGGTGGCCGCCGAGTTGCGCCCCGGCGGCGACCGGCACGACTCGCTGCGCTACGCCGCCCGGATCGAACTGGGGTTGCGTACCTTCCTGGAGGCCGGCGGCTTCCGCGCCTTCACCACGAACTTCGAGGACCTCGGGGGTCTGCGGCAACTGCCCGGCATAGCGGTGCAGCGGCTGATGGCCGACGGGTACGGCTTCGGTGGCGAGGGTGACTGGAAGACCTCCGTGCTGGTGCGCACCGTCAAGGCGATGGCGGTCGGCGCGCAGGGTGGCACCTCCTTCATGGAGGACTACACCTACGACCTCACCCCGGGTCAGGAGATGATCCTCGGGGCGCACATGCTGGAGGTGTGCCCGACGATCGCCGCCGGGGTGCCCAACGTCGAGATCCACCCGCTGAGCATCGGTGGCCGGGAGGACCCGGTCCGCCTGGTCTTCGACGCCGAACCCGGCCCGGCCGTGGTGCTCGGTCTGGCCGACATGGGGGAGCGGTTCCGGCTGGTCGCCAACGAGGTCGACGTGGTGCCACCCCCGCAGCCCCTGCCCCGGCTGCCGGTGGCCCGGGCCGTCTGGCGGCCCCGCCCGCACCTGGCCGGCTCGGCCGAGGCCTGGATCACCGCGGGGGCTCCGCACCACACCGTGCTGTCCCAGGGGGTCGGGGTGGAGGAACTGCACGACCTCGCCGAGATGGCCCGTACCGAACTGGTCGTCATCGACGCGGACACCGACCCGCGTCGCTTCGCCGACGAACTGCGCTGGAACCAGGCGTACTACCGCCTGGCCCGCGGCTTCTGA
- a CDS encoding LacI family DNA-binding transcriptional regulator, which produces MTDVARLAGVSHQTVSRVLNGHPNVREQTRLRVQAAIAELGYRPNRAARALVTGRSQVIGVVAQNTTLYGPASLLAALEQTAAEAGFAVSVGSVSDLDHRSISAVVERHLAHRVAGIVVIAPVESAGEALERLPHDVPLVTVDGDPRRPMPLVTVDQAAGARAATQHLLDAGHRTVWHVSGPSDWFDSAGRIEGWRAALLSAGVEIPPLVPADWSAAAGYRCGQMLARMPDVTAVFTANDHLALGVLRALHEHGRRVPDDISVVGFDDVPEAAYFIPPLTTVRPDFVAVARASLEMLLAQIESDSGGALRETIAPSLVSRQSVAPPPHR; this is translated from the coding sequence ATGACGGACGTGGCTCGCCTCGCTGGCGTCTCCCACCAGACGGTTTCGCGAGTGCTCAACGGCCACCCCAACGTGCGGGAACAGACCCGGCTGCGGGTCCAGGCGGCAATAGCCGAGCTGGGCTACCGGCCGAATCGGGCGGCGCGTGCGCTGGTCACCGGTCGCTCTCAGGTGATCGGTGTCGTCGCGCAGAACACCACCCTCTACGGGCCGGCATCACTGCTGGCCGCCTTGGAACAGACCGCCGCGGAGGCCGGCTTCGCGGTCAGTGTGGGCAGCGTCAGCGACCTGGACCACCGGTCCATCTCCGCGGTCGTCGAACGGCACCTGGCCCACCGGGTCGCCGGCATCGTGGTGATCGCTCCGGTGGAGTCGGCCGGCGAGGCACTGGAACGGCTGCCCCACGATGTGCCGCTGGTGACGGTCGACGGTGATCCGCGTCGGCCGATGCCGCTGGTGACGGTGGACCAGGCCGCCGGAGCCCGAGCCGCTACCCAGCATCTGCTCGACGCCGGTCACCGTACGGTCTGGCACGTCTCCGGGCCGTCGGACTGGTTCGACAGCGCGGGCCGGATCGAGGGCTGGCGGGCGGCCCTGCTGTCGGCGGGGGTCGAGATCCCGCCGCTGGTGCCGGCGGACTGGTCGGCGGCGGCCGGTTACCGGTGCGGGCAGATGCTCGCCCGGATGCCGGACGTGACCGCCGTCTTCACCGCCAACGACCACCTGGCCCTGGGGGTGCTGCGGGCCCTGCACGAGCACGGCCGCCGGGTGCCGGACGACATCAGCGTGGTCGGCTTCGACGACGTGCCGGAGGCGGCGTACTTCATCCCACCGCTGACCACCGTCCGACCGGACTTCGTAGCGGTCGCGCGGGCCAGCCTGGAGATGCTGCTGGCGCAGATCGAGTCCGACAGCGGCGGCGCCCTCCGGGAGACCATCGCACCCTCCCTGGTCTCCCGCCAGTCCGTAGCCCCCCCACCCCACCGCTGA
- a CDS encoding sugar ABC transporter ATP-binding protein, with amino-acid sequence MTDSRPVLTMTGISKSFPGVRALHNVDFRLFPGEVHALMGENGAGKSTLIKVLTGVYGIDEGTITLGDEQVAFSGPMQASAAGVSTVYQEVNLCPNLSVAENIFIGREPRRLGAVRWGEVRRRARQLLARLDLDIDVTAPVASYSLAVQQMVAIARAIDVQARVLILDEPTSSLDADEVAQLFRIMRQLRDEGIAILFVTHFLDQVYGIADRITVLRNGTLVGEYPIGELPQLALVEKMIGKELDVLERLEEQPRRELAAVEGGTPFVAVSQLGRKGAVAPFSLTIHPGEVVGLAGLLGSGRTEAARLFFGADRADRGEVTVNGKPTSLRNPVQAIDKGIGFCSENRRAEGIIPDLTVRENMILAMQAARGWLRPIPRRRQDELVEQYIKALSIRPANPDLPVRNLSGGNQQKVLLARWLITEPRLLILDEPTRGIDIGAKAEIQKLVVQLSDGGMAVLFISAELEEVLRLSHKVVVMRDREMVAQLDNDDTLDAERVMQTIASGSIKQEAKP; translated from the coding sequence ATGACGGATAGCCGTCCGGTCCTGACGATGACCGGGATCAGTAAGTCCTTTCCCGGAGTGCGTGCACTCCACAATGTCGACTTCCGGCTCTTTCCCGGTGAGGTGCACGCCCTGATGGGCGAGAACGGCGCCGGCAAGTCGACCCTGATCAAGGTGTTGACCGGGGTCTACGGCATCGACGAGGGCACCATCACCCTGGGCGACGAGCAGGTGGCCTTCTCCGGCCCGATGCAGGCCTCCGCCGCCGGGGTGAGCACGGTCTACCAGGAGGTCAACCTCTGCCCGAACCTCTCCGTGGCGGAGAACATCTTCATCGGGCGGGAGCCCCGTCGCCTCGGCGCCGTCCGCTGGGGCGAGGTGCGCCGCCGGGCCCGGCAACTGCTGGCCCGCCTGGATCTGGACATCGACGTCACCGCCCCGGTGGCCAGCTACTCCCTGGCGGTGCAGCAGATGGTCGCCATCGCCCGGGCCATCGACGTACAGGCCCGGGTGCTGATCCTCGACGAGCCGACCTCCAGCCTGGACGCCGACGAGGTGGCGCAACTGTTCCGCATCATGCGTCAGTTGCGCGACGAGGGGATCGCGATCCTGTTCGTCACCCACTTCCTCGACCAGGTGTACGGCATCGCCGACCGGATCACCGTGCTGCGCAACGGCACCCTGGTGGGTGAGTACCCGATCGGGGAGCTGCCGCAGCTGGCCCTGGTCGAGAAGATGATCGGCAAGGAACTCGACGTCCTGGAACGGCTCGAGGAGCAGCCCCGACGGGAGTTGGCGGCCGTGGAGGGCGGCACCCCCTTCGTAGCGGTCTCCCAGCTGGGCCGTAAGGGCGCGGTGGCCCCCTTCAGCCTGACCATCCATCCCGGTGAGGTGGTCGGCCTGGCCGGTCTGCTCGGCTCCGGTCGGACCGAGGCGGCGCGGCTGTTCTTCGGCGCGGACCGGGCCGACCGCGGCGAGGTGACGGTCAACGGCAAGCCGACCAGCCTGCGCAACCCGGTCCAGGCCATCGACAAGGGCATCGGCTTCTGCTCGGAGAACCGCCGCGCGGAGGGGATCATCCCGGACCTGACCGTTCGGGAGAACATGATCCTGGCGATGCAGGCCGCCCGGGGCTGGCTGCGCCCGATTCCGCGGCGCCGCCAGGACGAACTGGTCGAGCAGTACATCAAGGCGCTCAGCATCCGCCCCGCCAACCCCGACCTGCCGGTACGCAACCTGTCCGGCGGCAACCAGCAGAAGGTCCTGCTGGCCCGCTGGCTGATCACCGAGCCTCGCCTGCTCATCCTGGACGAGCCGACCCGTGGCATCGACATCGGCGCCAAGGCTGAGATCCAGAAGCTCGTCGTGCAGCTCTCCGACGGTGGCATGGCCGTGCTGTTCATCTCCGCCGAACTGGAGGAGGTGCTGCGGCTGAGCCACAAGGTCGTGGTGATGCGGGACCGGGAGATGGTCGCCCAGCTCGACAACGACGACACCCTGGACGCCGAGCGGGTCATGCAGACCATCGCCAGCGGATCGATCAAGCAGGAGGCGAAGCCGTGA